The Brachybacterium huguangmaarense genome contains a region encoding:
- a CDS encoding DNRLRE domain-containing protein: MELASTVTGTEDAPAEVASISAADDADWSVALAWGGTLAAPTLKGPTATYPHAWPGIDLTVKASRDGFEQSFVVTDKASADAYAAGQTGDQVAWELPLLVEGVTAREADGERIEFVDASGAVVSTFEAPLAWDAKVDKASLEHVNHVPLQVSIAAQDGGRITLRLSMDRAWLLDADRQFPITVDPVYAAATARPTFDAFVQSDISTDRSGEQELKVGTYDGSHVARSFLSIPNAQFKGQQIMSASLNLYESWSYSCTAAGLEAWSTGPVDSSVRWTKQPTWLAKKGSVTVAKGFSSSCAAGWVNIDITSLANEWSTNPDPTMTIGLRATSETSTSGWKRFASMESTNPPSVTFTYNRKPNTASTPVVTGSMQYNGATYVSATKPEVAAVLSDPDGNDVRTTIQAYTSTAATTKVSECTSGWVTSGQRALCTLGTVPDNTTLYVRASVQDGNGLWAGVWSPWQEVRTGQATPAAPTIACSGYTNGQWAATAPTADVSCTIKAPMTTGNNQAIRINYRIDGATDGTPVAVTPGQSITVKLPKAAGGHQIRARVFTASGKNEVGVFTTGWGGPSVIYPASLSASNGTFAVTAMAPARTASETSVSAQMQWRTAGTSDPWTNAGAAKDVTAALGAPSPLDTTFDAAAALAEANVTSRGPVRMEFQVCFTYTGVTKPLCTSDTRPTTLVRIPHAFGDGYPTTDVEAGQVALYTGEFQTSATDATVPGYGSDITVTRSHLSYTGPGDVKAWPTDSVTGVFGPGFTANLEGDDAAGLADLQVIDQRMTDGSISLVGEDGEPLVFVNPDGKLGTPTPATLVAGTEGTETSGVTAKLTGTATAPVLAVTEDDGTITSFTPVGTVQAGKNLTWHPASIAEPGQSGKTTFGHDPATGAVTRIVAPLPDGLAGSACPTSGTLAPGCRAMDITYTTVTDPNGKQAQRISQISAVMYNATSQQVESKPITSYTYDSQTRLSKVTDVRSGLSTTYTWDGTSTRIKTITPSGLAGYTMTYAANPDATIPTQVIKNVSRGAQTVGGSAVQIASIVYDVPVSGSGLPDLSENGIAAWVKDAKGTPEYLSQKPVNGYAVFDSDHPVTALVGADLPAADLQYAGLQYINADAYTINSASYGAGAWQITADRYDAQGNVIRSLDASAITAARADDSLSSAQIDAMSTQTVYNADITAADGTVLTPAGTLVTDTYAPARDVLLADGTTQARVRPHVHTTYDEGAPNGGINAATGAPYRLPTTVTTDAVESASGTGAPAVIEQLSVTTAGYTPIDGKSATDPTSGWTLGVATTSTNAIGQTTRQRFDARGKVMEQRQPASNGTDAGTTKTIYYTAAANADDAACGATDQAKAWAGLVCRTFPAAAPSSGPTMPGSRVTGYDFWLSPTTTVETSGSATRTSEVKYDAAGRAIWTKTSTSGLTGSQATPAIFTQFNQTTGLVDATGVSNAAGTAISGAKQTNSYDLWGKQTVSVNELGDSTTTTYDDKARVTSIKDPKGTTTFEYNGSDANGKIERRGVVTKQTVTRTSSDALVYQAAYDANGAMTTEKLPAGITATHLVDEAGEETGLVYSGQLTDPATGTVSAGPWIAWSQTNDAAGRVRTDATTFASAIATTAGIDPGTDSADPVTADQIDFDHRYSYDKAGNLTKAEDLTGLPVAGASASPYTTREYTFTANGARKSLTEQIRADGTASGTATPGVQQQLTYDTADRPTGGYVYDLFGRQTTLPAAHAPNPGAGDITLGYFDSDLPASVKQGGTTTSFTLDVDDRRLVQTSVTGSQTTTTTRHYADGSDNPSWIDVKAPDGTTTTTRYTSSVSGDLGASIMSDGAASLTLSNIHGDIVTTIPIIAAQKASVAATTILGWSAYTEYGTPIDPVQTKAVGTTAGYGWLGAKERSTTEATAGLTLMGVRLYTVTVGSFTSPDPVTGGNSTAYAYPTDPVNAQDVSGLCRGFVIDSVKGGPCRVTGYTKHGMDRAIGDGLKRKGPKPSAIRDTLKNPTKVILKYDKDGRKSWQYKGARANVVLNSKGKIVSTNPRGKGNSRQGSSGRGGGRATIDGPSGATRTGTGGRGGRAMGGSMRDVGPMAPRMRALQ, translated from the coding sequence GTGGAGCTGGCTTCGACCGTCACGGGCACCGAGGACGCTCCGGCGGAGGTCGCGTCCATCTCGGCAGCCGATGACGCCGACTGGAGCGTGGCCCTCGCGTGGGGTGGCACGCTGGCAGCGCCCACCCTGAAGGGGCCGACGGCCACCTATCCCCACGCCTGGCCGGGTATCGACCTGACCGTGAAGGCGTCGCGTGACGGCTTCGAGCAGTCGTTCGTGGTCACGGACAAGGCCTCCGCCGATGCGTATGCGGCGGGCCAGACGGGGGACCAGGTCGCGTGGGAGCTGCCCTTGCTGGTCGAGGGCGTGACGGCCCGGGAGGCAGACGGCGAGAGGATCGAGTTCGTCGACGCCTCGGGCGCGGTGGTCTCGACCTTCGAGGCACCCTTGGCGTGGGACGCGAAGGTGGACAAGGCCTCTCTGGAGCATGTGAACCATGTGCCCTTGCAGGTCTCCATCGCAGCGCAGGACGGCGGGCGGATCACCCTGCGCCTGTCCATGGATCGTGCGTGGCTGCTGGACGCGGATCGGCAGTTCCCCATCACGGTGGATCCCGTGTATGCGGCAGCGACCGCCCGCCCCACGTTCGATGCCTTCGTGCAGTCGGACATCTCGACGGACCGGTCCGGGGAGCAGGAGCTCAAGGTCGGGACGTATGACGGCTCCCACGTGGCGCGGTCGTTCCTGTCGATCCCGAACGCCCAGTTCAAGGGTCAGCAGATCATGTCCGCTTCCCTGAACCTGTACGAGTCGTGGTCGTACTCGTGCACGGCCGCCGGCCTGGAGGCGTGGAGCACCGGTCCGGTGGACTCCTCGGTGCGATGGACGAAGCAGCCGACGTGGCTCGCGAAGAAGGGCTCCGTCACGGTCGCGAAGGGCTTCTCGAGCTCGTGCGCGGCCGGCTGGGTCAACATCGACATCACTTCTCTGGCCAACGAGTGGTCGACCAATCCGGACCCGACCATGACCATTGGACTGCGTGCGACGTCGGAGACCTCCACGAGCGGGTGGAAGCGGTTCGCGTCGATGGAGTCGACGAACCCGCCATCGGTCACGTTCACGTACAACCGCAAGCCGAACACGGCCTCCACGCCGGTGGTCACGGGGAGCATGCAGTACAACGGCGCCACGTATGTGTCCGCCACGAAGCCCGAGGTGGCCGCGGTGCTGTCGGATCCTGACGGCAACGACGTGCGCACGACGATCCAGGCGTACACGTCCACGGCGGCGACGACGAAGGTCTCCGAGTGCACGAGCGGGTGGGTGACCTCCGGGCAGCGGGCGCTGTGCACGCTCGGCACGGTGCCGGACAACACGACGCTGTACGTGCGGGCGTCCGTCCAGGACGGCAACGGGCTCTGGGCGGGGGTGTGGTCGCCCTGGCAGGAGGTGCGCACCGGCCAGGCCACGCCGGCGGCACCGACGATCGCGTGTTCCGGCTACACGAATGGCCAATGGGCGGCGACGGCTCCCACGGCCGACGTGTCGTGCACGATCAAGGCCCCGATGACGACCGGCAACAACCAGGCGATCCGGATCAACTACCGGATCGACGGTGCCACGGACGGCACCCCCGTCGCGGTCACCCCGGGACAATCGATCACGGTGAAGCTCCCGAAGGCAGCGGGCGGTCATCAGATTCGTGCTCGCGTGTTCACGGCCTCGGGGAAGAACGAGGTGGGAGTGTTCACGACGGGCTGGGGAGGCCCGTCCGTGATCTATCCGGCCTCGTTGTCGGCCTCGAACGGCACCTTCGCGGTCACGGCGATGGCGCCGGCTCGCACGGCGTCCGAGACGTCGGTCAGTGCGCAGATGCAGTGGCGGACGGCGGGGACGAGCGACCCGTGGACCAACGCGGGAGCCGCCAAGGACGTCACGGCCGCGTTGGGCGCTCCCTCGCCTCTCGACACGACCTTCGACGCCGCCGCCGCGCTCGCCGAGGCGAACGTGACGTCGCGCGGGCCGGTGCGCATGGAGTTCCAGGTCTGCTTCACCTACACCGGGGTCACCAAGCCGTTGTGCACGAGCGATACGCGACCCACGACCCTGGTGCGGATCCCCCACGCCTTCGGCGACGGGTACCCGACGACCGATGTCGAGGCCGGTCAGGTGGCCCTCTACACGGGGGAGTTCCAGACCTCGGCCACCGATGCCACCGTCCCCGGCTACGGCTCGGACATCACGGTGACTCGCTCTCACCTCTCGTACACGGGCCCGGGCGACGTCAAGGCATGGCCGACGGATTCCGTGACGGGCGTGTTCGGGCCCGGCTTCACCGCGAACCTCGAAGGCGACGACGCAGCGGGCCTGGCCGATCTCCAGGTGATCGATCAGCGGATGACCGATGGGTCGATCTCGCTGGTCGGTGAGGACGGCGAGCCGCTCGTGTTCGTCAACCCTGACGGCAAGCTCGGCACCCCGACTCCGGCGACGCTGGTCGCCGGCACCGAGGGCACCGAGACCTCGGGTGTGACCGCGAAGCTGACCGGCACGGCGACCGCCCCGGTCCTCGCGGTCACCGAGGACGACGGGACGATCACCTCGTTCACGCCTGTGGGAACCGTGCAGGCGGGCAAGAACCTGACGTGGCATCCGGCCTCGATCGCCGAACCCGGCCAGTCGGGCAAGACCACGTTCGGGCACGATCCCGCCACGGGGGCTGTGACCCGCATCGTCGCCCCTCTGCCCGACGGGCTCGCGGGCAGCGCGTGCCCGACATCGGGCACGCTGGCTCCGGGCTGCCGTGCCATGGACATCACCTACACGACGGTCACCGATCCGAATGGCAAGCAGGCGCAGCGGATCAGTCAGATCAGCGCCGTGATGTACAACGCGACCTCGCAGCAGGTCGAGTCCAAGCCCATCACCAGTTACACCTACGACTCCCAGACCCGGCTGTCGAAGGTGACCGATGTCCGCTCCGGGCTCTCGACGACCTACACGTGGGACGGCACGAGCACCCGGATCAAGACCATCACCCCCTCCGGTCTGGCCGGGTACACGATGACCTACGCCGCGAACCCGGACGCGACGATTCCGACGCAGGTGATCAAGAACGTGTCGCGAGGCGCCCAGACCGTGGGCGGGAGCGCCGTGCAGATCGCCTCGATCGTGTACGACGTCCCCGTGTCCGGCTCCGGCCTCCCGGATCTCTCCGAGAACGGCATCGCGGCATGGGTCAAGGACGCCAAGGGCACCCCGGAGTACCTCTCGCAGAAGCCGGTCAACGGGTACGCCGTCTTCGACTCCGACCATCCCGTGACCGCGCTGGTCGGCGCCGACCTGCCGGCCGCGGACCTCCAGTACGCGGGGCTGCAGTACATCAATGCGGATGCCTACACGATCAACTCCGCGAGCTACGGCGCGGGGGCCTGGCAGATCACGGCGGATCGTTACGACGCCCAGGGCAATGTGATCCGGTCCCTCGATGCGAGCGCGATCACCGCGGCCCGGGCCGATGACTCCCTCTCCTCGGCGCAGATCGACGCGATGTCCACCCAGACGGTGTACAACGCGGACATCACCGCCGCGGACGGCACCGTCCTCACACCCGCCGGAACGCTCGTCACGGACACCTACGCCCCCGCGCGCGATGTGCTGCTCGCCGACGGCACGACGCAGGCGCGCGTGCGCCCGCACGTCCACACCACCTACGACGAGGGCGCCCCCAACGGCGGCATCAACGCCGCGACCGGCGCGCCCTACCGTCTGCCCACCACGGTCACCACGGATGCCGTCGAGTCGGCCAGCGGAACCGGCGCGCCGGCGGTCATCGAGCAGCTCTCGGTCACCACCGCCGGTTACACCCCGATCGACGGCAAGTCCGCGACCGATCCGACCTCCGGATGGACTCTCGGCGTGGCCACCACGTCGACCAACGCCATCGGCCAGACCACCCGTCAGCGCTTCGATGCCCGAGGCAAGGTCATGGAGCAGCGGCAGCCTGCTTCCAACGGCACCGACGCGGGAACCACCAAGACCATCTATTACACAGCCGCCGCGAATGCGGATGACGCCGCGTGCGGCGCCACCGATCAGGCCAAGGCCTGGGCGGGTCTCGTGTGTCGCACCTTCCCCGCCGCAGCACCCAGCAGCGGGCCGACGATGCCGGGATCACGGGTCACGGGATACGACTTCTGGCTCTCTCCGACCACCACCGTCGAGACGAGCGGGAGCGCGACACGCACGAGCGAGGTCAAGTACGACGCCGCCGGACGTGCCATCTGGACCAAGACCAGCACCTCCGGGCTCACCGGATCGCAGGCGACGCCGGCGATCTTCACCCAGTTCAACCAGACCACCGGACTGGTCGACGCCACCGGTGTCTCCAACGCGGCGGGGACGGCCATCTCAGGGGCCAAGCAGACCAACAGCTATGACCTGTGGGGCAAGCAGACGGTCTCCGTGAACGAGCTCGGCGACTCTACGACGACCACCTACGACGACAAGGCGCGCGTCACCTCGATCAAGGACCCGAAGGGGACCACCACCTTCGAGTACAACGGCTCGGACGCCAACGGGAAGATCGAGCGTCGCGGCGTGGTCACCAAGCAGACCGTGACGCGCACGTCGAGCGACGCCCTTGTCTACCAGGCGGCATACGACGCCAACGGCGCCATGACCACGGAGAAGCTCCCGGCGGGCATTACCGCCACCCATCTGGTGGACGAGGCGGGGGAGGAGACCGGGCTGGTGTACTCCGGCCAGCTCACCGACCCCGCGACGGGGACCGTGTCGGCGGGGCCGTGGATCGCCTGGTCCCAGACCAACGATGCCGCGGGGCGCGTTCGTACGGATGCCACGACCTTCGCCTCGGCGATCGCGACCACAGCAGGCATCGACCCGGGAACCGACTCGGCGGATCCCGTCACCGCCGATCAGATCGACTTCGACCACCGCTACAGCTATGACAAGGCGGGGAACCTCACCAAGGCCGAGGATCTGACGGGGCTTCCCGTCGCGGGGGCCAGCGCGTCGCCGTACACGACTCGCGAGTACACCTTCACGGCCAACGGCGCGCGCAAGTCGCTCACTGAGCAGATCCGAGCCGATGGCACCGCCAGCGGCACGGCCACGCCGGGTGTCCAGCAGCAGCTCACGTACGACACCGCCGACCGGCCCACGGGAGGCTATGTCTACGATCTCTTCGGCAGACAGACGACACTGCCCGCCGCCCATGCGCCCAACCCCGGCGCCGGGGACATCACGCTCGGCTACTTCGACAGCGACCTGCCGGCGAGTGTGAAACAGGGCGGGACCACCACGAGCTTCACCCTCGACGTGGATGACCGACGCCTGGTCCAGACCAGCGTGACGGGCTCGCAGACCACGACGACCACACGGCACTACGCCGACGGCTCGGACAACCCGTCCTGGATCGACGTGAAGGCGCCGGACGGGACCACCACGACCACCCGGTACACGAGCTCGGTCAGCGGTGACCTCGGAGCCTCCATCATGTCGGATGGGGCCGCGAGTCTGACACTTTCCAACATCCATGGGGACATCGTCACGACGATACCGATCATCGCGGCGCAGAAGGCGAGCGTGGCGGCGACGACGATCCTGGGCTGGTCGGCCTACACCGAGTACGGCACGCCGATCGACCCTGTGCAGACGAAGGCTGTGGGCACGACCGCCGGCTACGGATGGCTCGGCGCCAAGGAACGGTCAACGACCGAGGCGACCGCTGGACTCACGCTGATGGGGGTGCGGCTCTACACCGTTACCGTAGGATCATTCACATCGCCGGACCCGGTCACTGGAGGTAACTCCACTGCATACGCCTATCCCACGGATCCAGTAAATGCGCAAGACGTTTCGGGTCTTTGCCGCGGGTTCGTGATCGATTCGGTTAAGGGGGGCCCGTGCAGGGTAACCGGCTACACCAAGCACGGAATGGACCGAGCAATAGGGGATGGTTTAAAGCGCAAGGGACCCAAGCCGTCGGCGATTCGCGATACTCTAAAAAACCCTACCAAAGTTATTTTAAAGTACGACAAAGATGGCCGAAAGTCATGGCAATATAAGGGAGCCCGAGCGAATGTCGTCCTAAACTCGAAAGGTAAGATTGTGTCTACAAACCCTAGAGGGAAGGGGAATTCGCGGCAGGGAAGCAGTGGGCGCGGAGGTGGAAGGGCTACCATTGATGGCCCTTCGGGGGCTACTCGGACCGGAACGGGTGGTCGCGGAGGGCGAGCCATGGGGGGAAGTATGCGTGACGTTGGACCAATGGCTCCCCGCATGCGCGCGCTCCAGTAG
- a CDS encoding ISL3 family transposase, which translates to MHNHSCVCPDALDRCGRCDLLLDFPGLHLIAVSQAPSGLMLEVESCDPVTGCPGCGVIATGHGRVMVEMIDAPWAGRPVRIRWRKRRWICLEDICPVATFLEQDPEVCAPRGLLSIRAVRWAISQLRREGATIQGLARQLGTTWNTLWSQVQPVLTLAAEDPSRFEGVHVLGVDEHVWHHRDPRRRGPKELTGMVDLTRGPHPTARLLDLVPGRSGTVYRNWLDERGEEFRQSIDIATLDPFQGYKNAIDDRLEDATCVLDAFHIVKLGGAAIDGVRRRIQQETLGHRGRKGDPLYGIRNVLRAGRERLTSRQQVRLASAFDAHPAHIEVEVAYHCVQDLRDVFHQPTPARGRRLAEQLIEKLPSCPIPEIARLGKTLRRWKTAFLAYFDTDGASNGGTEAVNGIIELGRRIARGFRNFEHYRLRMLLITGGLDASPHTQL; encoded by the coding sequence ATGCACAACCATAGTTGCGTATGCCCTGACGCGCTCGATCGCTGTGGGAGATGCGATCTTCTCCTGGACTTCCCCGGCCTTCACCTGATCGCGGTCTCGCAGGCTCCCTCAGGCCTGATGCTCGAGGTGGAGTCCTGCGATCCGGTCACGGGCTGCCCTGGCTGTGGAGTCATCGCGACTGGTCACGGCCGTGTGATGGTCGAGATGATCGATGCGCCCTGGGCCGGCAGGCCGGTGCGGATCCGGTGGCGGAAGCGCCGCTGGATCTGCCTCGAGGACATCTGTCCCGTGGCGACGTTCCTCGAACAGGATCCCGAGGTCTGCGCACCGCGGGGACTGTTGAGCATCCGTGCGGTTCGGTGGGCGATCAGCCAGCTCCGCCGTGAAGGAGCGACGATCCAGGGCCTGGCCCGGCAGCTCGGCACCACCTGGAACACGCTCTGGTCCCAGGTCCAGCCCGTCCTGACCCTGGCCGCCGAGGACCCGTCCAGGTTCGAAGGAGTGCATGTCCTGGGCGTGGACGAGCATGTCTGGCATCACCGTGATCCTCGCCGGCGTGGTCCGAAGGAACTCACCGGGATGGTCGATCTGACGCGCGGCCCCCACCCGACCGCGAGGCTTCTCGATCTCGTCCCGGGCCGATCCGGGACGGTCTATCGCAACTGGCTCGACGAGCGGGGCGAGGAGTTCCGGCAAAGTATCGACATCGCGACGCTGGATCCGTTCCAGGGATACAAGAACGCGATCGATGACCGCCTCGAGGATGCCACCTGCGTACTGGATGCGTTCCACATCGTGAAGCTCGGCGGGGCTGCGATCGACGGCGTCCGCCGCCGGATCCAGCAGGAGACCCTCGGCCACCGCGGCCGCAAGGGTGATCCTCTCTACGGGATCCGCAACGTCCTTCGCGCCGGCCGAGAACGCTTGACGAGCAGGCAACAGGTGCGTCTGGCCAGCGCTTTCGACGCCCATCCCGCTCACATCGAGGTCGAGGTCGCCTACCACTGCGTCCAGGACCTCCGAGACGTGTTCCACCAGCCCACACCCGCCCGGGGTCGTCGACTGGCCGAGCAGCTGATCGAGAAGCTGCCATCGTGCCCGATCCCCGAGATCGCGCGGCTCGGGAAGACGCTACGCCGCTGGAAGACCGCGTTCCTGGCCTACTTCGACACCGACGGCGCGAGCAACGGCGGGACAGAGGCCGTCAACGGGATCATCGAACTCGGCCGCCGCATCGCCAGAGGGTTCCGCAACTTCGAGCACTACCGACTCCGCATGCTCCTCATCACCGGCGGTCTCGACGCCTCACCCCACACTCAACTCTGA
- a CDS encoding ISL3 family transposase codes for MLHPTFATPDLTTFCRLDELGLVAVGQLIEPDRATIECRVVEDDPWCRKCGVEGVPRDTVTRRLAHEPFGHRPTTLLVRVRRYRCGHCRRTWRQDMTRAAAPRAKISRGGLEWALRGIVIDHLTVTRVAAGLGVSWSAANAAVLAEGKRRLIDDPARFDGVTTIGVDEHVWRHTRLGDKYVTVIIDLTPARNKTGPARLLDMVEGRSKAVFKQWLAARPADWAKRIEVVAMDGFAGFKTAAAEELPDAVPVMDPFHVVRLAGDALDVCRRRVQQDTTGHRGLKGEPLYKARRTLHTGASLLTDRQRARLDAVFASEEHVEVEATWGIYQRIVAAYREPDKKKAKAMMQEVIAAISSGVPAALVEVRKLGRTMKQRAGDILAFFDRPGTSNGPTEAINGRLEHLRGSALGFRNLTHYIARSLLEAGGFRPALHPRS; via the coding sequence GTGCTCCACCCTACTTTCGCGACCCCTGACCTGACCACGTTCTGCCGCCTCGACGAGCTCGGCCTCGTCGCCGTCGGCCAGCTGATCGAGCCGGATCGGGCCACGATCGAATGCCGCGTCGTCGAGGACGACCCGTGGTGTCGGAAGTGCGGTGTCGAGGGCGTGCCGCGGGACACGGTCACGCGTCGACTGGCGCACGAGCCGTTCGGGCACCGGCCGACGACCCTGCTGGTGCGGGTGCGCCGGTACCGGTGCGGACACTGCCGGCGCACGTGGCGGCAGGACATGACGCGGGCAGCGGCGCCGCGTGCGAAGATCTCCCGCGGCGGCCTGGAGTGGGCGCTGCGGGGCATCGTCATCGACCACCTCACCGTCACCCGCGTCGCCGCAGGTCTCGGGGTGTCCTGGAGTGCCGCGAACGCCGCCGTCCTCGCGGAAGGCAAGCGGCGCCTGATCGACGACCCCGCCCGGTTCGACGGGGTCACCACGATCGGTGTCGACGAGCACGTCTGGCGACACACGAGGCTGGGCGACAAGTACGTCACCGTGATCATCGACCTCACGCCCGCGAGGAACAAGACCGGGCCGGCGAGGCTGCTGGACATGGTCGAGGGCCGCTCCAAGGCGGTGTTCAAGCAGTGGCTCGCCGCCCGCCCTGCGGACTGGGCGAAGCGGATCGAGGTGGTCGCGATGGACGGCTTCGCCGGGTTCAAGACCGCTGCCGCCGAGGAACTCCCCGACGCCGTCCCCGTCATGGACCCGTTCCACGTGGTCCGCCTCGCCGGCGACGCGCTGGATGTCTGCCGGCGTCGGGTCCAGCAAGACACCACCGGTCACCGCGGGCTCAAGGGCGAGCCGCTCTACAAAGCCCGCCGCACCCTGCACACCGGGGCGAGCCTGCTCACCGACCGGCAGCGGGCACGCCTGGACGCAGTGTTCGCGAGCGAGGAGCACGTCGAGGTCGAGGCGACCTGGGGCATCTACCAGCGCATCGTCGCGGCCTACCGGGAGCCCGACAAGAAGAAAGCGAAGGCGATGATGCAGGAGGTGATCGCTGCGATCAGCAGCGGCGTTCCCGCGGCGCTCGTCGAGGTCCGCAAGCTCGGCCGGACCATGAAGCAGCGGGCGGGCGACATCCTCGCGTTCTTCGACCGCCCCGGCACTAGCAACGGCCCGACCGAGGCCATCAACGGGCGACTCGAACACCTCCGCGGCTCCGCCCTCGGCTTCCGCAACCTCACCCACTACATCGCTCGGTCGCTGCTCGAAGCCGGAGGGTTCAGACCCGCGCTACACCCTCGTTCGTGA
- the dld gene encoding D-lactate dehydrogenase: MTQPGQTTTTSHEAIDAFKRIVGDEHVLTSERATMPFSKGYRFGGGPVFAVVRPGTLVEMWRALQVSVDNNLIVIPQASNTGLTGGSGPGFQDYDRPIVIISTHRIDEVHLINDAREAISLAGTPLTHLTDALAKHQREPHSVIGSTSIGASVIGGIANNSGGSQIRKGPAFTREAIFARVNDDGKVELVNHLGISLGDDPEVALDRLQRGEWSPEDVTPAPEDSNETEYAERLRKIVPSPARYNANPEYLFEASGSAGKLMVFAVRTRTFPREVHPTVFYIGTNNTHELEKIRRLFLEADMPLPISGEYMGRSAFDLAEKYGKDTFVFLKFMSPALQTRMFSFKTWANGLFSKIPGIGPTFADTVSQAMFSVLPNQLPKRMMEYRNRFEHHLLLTVSESQKAASEKMLKEFFAEPEHTGEFFICTSDEEKSASLNRFGAASAATRYAALKRRHIAGLIPIDVALRRDDWNWLEVLPEEIDDQLEVKAYYGHFFCHVMHQDYVAKQGVDPEALHDRIQHLLEERGAKLPAEHNYGRIYKLPESMEEHFKELDPTNTFNAGIGGTSPHKDWA, encoded by the coding sequence ATGACGCAACCAGGACAGACCACCACGACTTCGCACGAAGCGATCGATGCGTTCAAGAGAATCGTCGGCGACGAACATGTACTGACCTCTGAGCGTGCCACGATGCCATTCAGCAAAGGCTATCGATTCGGCGGAGGACCAGTCTTCGCCGTGGTGCGCCCCGGCACGCTGGTCGAGATGTGGCGGGCGCTGCAGGTATCCGTCGACAACAACCTCATCGTCATCCCGCAGGCATCGAACACGGGCCTGACTGGTGGATCCGGCCCCGGCTTCCAAGACTACGATCGCCCCATTGTGATCATCTCGACTCACCGCATCGATGAGGTGCACCTCATCAACGACGCGCGCGAGGCGATCTCGCTCGCGGGCACCCCGCTGACACACCTGACCGACGCGCTCGCCAAGCACCAGCGCGAGCCGCACTCGGTGATCGGGTCGACATCAATCGGCGCCTCGGTCATCGGCGGCATCGCGAACAACTCGGGCGGCAGCCAGATTCGCAAGGGTCCGGCATTCACGCGCGAAGCGATCTTCGCCCGCGTCAACGACGACGGCAAGGTCGAGCTGGTCAATCACCTGGGCATCTCGCTCGGAGACGACCCTGAGGTCGCACTCGACCGTCTACAGCGCGGCGAGTGGTCTCCCGAGGATGTCACCCCAGCTCCCGAAGACTCGAACGAGACCGAGTACGCCGAGCGCTTGCGCAAGATCGTGCCTTCGCCTGCTCGCTACAATGCGAACCCCGAGTACCTGTTCGAGGCATCCGGCTCGGCCGGCAAGCTGATGGTGTTCGCGGTGCGCACCCGCACCTTCCCTCGCGAAGTGCACCCGACCGTGTTTTACATCGGCACGAACAACACGCACGAGCTCGAAAAGATCCGTCGGTTGTTCCTCGAAGCCGACATGCCGCTGCCTATCTCTGGTGAGTACATGGGCCGCAGTGCCTTCGACTTGGCCGAGAAGTACGGCAAAGACACCTTCGTCTTCCTGAAGTTCATGAGTCCAGCGCTGCAGACGCGCATGTTCTCGTTCAAGACGTGGGCCAACGGCTTGTTCTCGAAGATTCCCGGCATTGGTCCGACCTTCGCCGACACGGTATCGCAAGCCATGTTCAGCGTGCTGCCCAACCAGCTGCCCAAGCGCATGATGGAGTACCGCAACCGTTTCGAGCATCACCTGCTGCTCACCGTCAGCGAGTCGCAGAAGGCCGCGAGCGAGAAGATGCTCAAGGAGTTCTTCGCAGAGCCCGAGCACACTGGTGAGTTCTTCATCTGCACGTCTGATGAAGAAAAGAGCGCGTCGCTCAACCGGTTCGGCGCGGCCAGTGCCGCCACTCGCTACGCCGCGTTGAAGCGCCGGCACATCGCAGGGCTCATCCCCATCGATGTGGCCCTGCGTCGCGACGATTGGAACTGGCTCGAGGTGCTGCCGGAGGAGATCGACGACCAGCTTGAGGTCAAGGCGTATTACGGGCACTTCTTCTGCCATGTGATGCACCAGGACTATGTCGCCAAGCAGGGCGTGGATCCCGAGGCGCTGCACGACCGCATCCAGCACCTGCTGGAGGAGCGCGGCGCGAAGCTGCCCGCCGAGCACAACTACGGTCGCATCTACAAGCTGCCGGAGTCCATGGAAGAGCACTTCAAGGAGCTCGATCCGACGAATACGTTCAACGCCGGTATCGGCGGCACGTCGCCGCACAAGGACTGGGCCTAA